The following are encoded together in the Bacillus cereus group sp. RP43 genome:
- the aroA gene encoding 3-phosphoshikimate 1-carboxyvinyltransferase: MKETTIQPVTNGLNGTITIPGDKSISHRAVMFGAIADGKTTIKGFLPGADCLSTISCFKEMGVEITQNEDEVTVIGKGLEGLQEPKAVLDVGNSGTTIRLMSGILANTPFFSCVQGDDSIAKRPMQRVTNPLKQMGAKIDGREEGTFTPLTIRGGDLKAIEYTSPVASAQVKSAILLAGLRAEGVTTVTEPHISRDHTERMLEAFGVKVTRVGKTVKLVGGQKLTATDVHVPGDVSSAAFFLVAGAIIPNSKLVLQNVGMNPTRTGIIDVLERMGATFTVESINEGASEPAANITIETSSLKGIEIGGDIIPRLIDEIPVIALAATQADGITVIKDAHELKVKETNRIDTVVAELTKLGARIEATDDGMIIYGKSTLKGSTVHSHGDHRIGMMLAIAGCIAEGETTIEDAEAVGVSYPTFFEELQTLAK; the protein is encoded by the coding sequence GTGAAAGAAACAACAATACAACCTGTAACTAATGGATTGAATGGCACAATCACAATCCCAGGTGATAAATCAATTTCGCATCGCGCTGTCATGTTTGGCGCAATTGCAGATGGAAAAACAACAATTAAAGGATTTCTTCCTGGTGCGGATTGTTTAAGTACGATTTCTTGTTTTAAAGAAATGGGAGTAGAGATTACGCAAAATGAAGACGAAGTTACGGTAATTGGAAAAGGATTAGAAGGTTTGCAGGAACCAAAAGCTGTATTAGATGTTGGTAATTCTGGTACAACGATACGATTAATGTCAGGAATACTTGCAAACACACCATTCTTTTCTTGCGTGCAAGGTGATGATTCAATTGCGAAGAGACCGATGCAGCGTGTAACAAATCCACTAAAGCAAATGGGTGCAAAAATTGATGGCCGAGAAGAGGGGACGTTTACGCCGCTCACAATACGCGGAGGAGATTTAAAAGCAATTGAGTACACTTCACCTGTAGCAAGCGCACAAGTAAAGTCAGCTATTTTACTTGCAGGTCTTCGTGCAGAAGGTGTAACAACTGTTACAGAACCACATATTTCACGCGACCATACGGAAAGAATGCTTGAAGCGTTCGGTGTAAAGGTAACTCGCGTGGGGAAAACCGTAAAACTAGTGGGTGGCCAGAAGTTAACAGCAACAGACGTTCATGTGCCAGGTGACGTATCATCAGCGGCATTTTTCTTAGTAGCAGGTGCAATTATCCCAAATAGTAAACTAGTATTACAAAATGTAGGAATGAACCCAACACGTACAGGTATTATAGATGTTTTAGAGAGAATGGGTGCTACATTTACTGTAGAGTCAATTAACGAAGGGGCATCTGAACCAGCTGCAAATATTACAATCGAAACGTCTTCACTAAAAGGAATCGAAATTGGCGGAGATATAATCCCAAGATTAATCGATGAAATTCCAGTTATCGCCTTAGCAGCAACACAAGCAGATGGAATTACAGTCATTAAAGATGCACACGAGCTAAAAGTGAAAGAAACGAATCGTATCGATACAGTCGTTGCTGAACTAACGAAACTCGGAGCCCGCATTGAAGCAACTGATGACGGAATGATTATTTACGGCAAATCAACTTTAAAAGGTAGTACAGTACATAGTCACGGAGATCATCGCATTGGCATGATGCTTGCGATCGCCGGCTGTATTGCAGAAGGAGAAACAACGATTGAAGATGCAGAAGCAGTAGGCGTATCATATCCTACATTTTTTGAAGAGCTTCAAACGTTAGCTAAATAA
- a CDS encoding bifunctional 3-deoxy-7-phosphoheptulonate synthase/chorismate mutase, with protein MANHELDQLRKQVDEINLQLLHLLNKRGEIVQKIGEQKQVQGTKRFDPVREREVLDMIAEHNEGPFETSTVQHIFKTIFKASLELQEDDNRKALLVSRKKKKENTIVNVKGELIGNGTQTFIMGPCAVESLEQVRQVGQAMKDQGLKLMRGGAFKPRTSPYDFQGLGVEGLQILRQVADEFDLAIISEILNPNDVEMALEYVDVIQVGARNMQNFDLLRAVGKVNKPVLLKRGLAATIDEFINAAEYIIAQGNDQIILCERGIRTYERATRNTLDISAVPILKKETHLPVIVDVTHSTGRRDLLLPTAKAALAIGADAVMAEVHPDPAVALSDSAQQMDIPEFHRFMDELKGFKNKLS; from the coding sequence ATGGCAAATCATGAATTAGATCAATTACGTAAACAGGTAGATGAAATTAACTTACAACTATTACACCTTTTAAACAAACGCGGTGAAATCGTTCAAAAAATTGGAGAGCAAAAACAAGTACAAGGTACGAAACGCTTCGATCCAGTACGTGAGCGTGAAGTGCTTGATATGATCGCAGAGCATAACGAAGGACCATTCGAAACGTCAACGGTTCAACATATTTTCAAAACGATTTTCAAAGCAAGCTTAGAATTACAAGAAGATGATAACCGTAAAGCATTACTAGTTTCACGTAAAAAGAAAAAAGAAAATACAATTGTTAATGTTAAAGGTGAATTGATTGGAAACGGAACACAAACGTTCATTATGGGACCTTGTGCGGTAGAAAGTTTAGAGCAAGTTCGCCAAGTAGGGCAAGCGATGAAAGATCAAGGACTTAAATTAATGCGCGGCGGTGCTTTCAAACCGAGAACATCTCCATACGATTTCCAAGGTTTAGGAGTAGAAGGTTTACAAATTTTACGACAAGTAGCAGATGAATTCGACTTAGCGATTATTAGTGAAATTTTAAATCCGAATGACGTAGAAATGGCGCTAGAATACGTTGATGTAATTCAAGTTGGAGCACGTAACATGCAAAACTTCGATTTACTACGAGCTGTAGGTAAAGTTAATAAGCCAGTATTACTAAAACGTGGATTAGCAGCAACAATTGATGAGTTCATTAACGCAGCTGAATACATCATTGCACAAGGTAACGACCAAATTATTCTATGTGAGCGCGGTATCCGCACATACGAAAGAGCAACACGTAACACATTAGACATTTCAGCAGTACCGATTTTAAAGAAAGAAACACATTTACCAGTTATCGTAGACGTAACACATTCAACAGGGCGTAGAGATTTATTATTACCAACAGCAAAAGCGGCACTTGCAATTGGAGCAGATGCAGTAATGGCGGAAGTACATCCGGATCCAGCAGTGGCGTTATCAGATTCTGCGCAACAAATGGACATTCCAGAATTCCATAGATTCATGGATGAGTTAAAAGGTTTCAAAAATAAATTATCTTAA
- a CDS encoding DUF4020 domain-containing protein, whose translation MTFLGKGESGMWITSEVEIPDELIDHLEQGKLVLFVGAGVSMKGKSNLPNFDDLVDEISKALYVERREMTEPHDYYLGKIAKTKDVHQVARDLVNIEKSKPNPLHYAIPRLFPLDTDVRIVTTNFDQHFTSVITEMNRELNIYYAPALPTGRAFKGLAYIHGNVEQEKEALILTDGDFGRAYLTEGWARRFLVDLFSNYTVLFVGYSHNDPVMKYLATGLPPSTRRYAFVAQGDNTYHWEHLGIRPIVYPNKANNHQALVKAVKRWAELMGDNYITKRMRIRDIVTVPPSVEQEQLSYIKQSIKKIETVRYFVEFARDYEWVEWLEAEGKLRNLFLLTANYDEVDELLAEWLVEQFLFSHQKELFQLIFKNHSKISPLWWRTICTYLNETKETMDPLLFARWTLLLLETAEKDSSSIEIITYLLQKCSFPEHKEIGLLLLTFILDGKLKLKRVRRWGNDTRESIELEESSRIPMPIFSHVERIWKEKMRPHITYYANPIMVMGLEKIQLLSLRQHALKKRDREISEQELQQNDFTFLIQIVKECLTYLCENNEKKANYYITEMIETDSVLQKRIAIEAMINNVFVTADDKLKWLIHADVLLDFTCKHEVFQLVKNYYADALEETKEEVIQHVLEYLAEERTFDACLVLDLLFTCDPNSKSTGEGYELMKQKHPHFSSNQYSVPKKESNEQRITCNVTADGLLQLKDDEIMEQVRQFSRDGVFEQRHFLEMLSKACKLNVEWSISFAYQLVGVHEISNEVWFVCIREWRNNRNLTNEQIQKIIPLLQKFVRNTAFHWLISSFLYEISNRLEELDENSIRIVKRFAFSVLPQVMRGESDFKIGKQDFYNESIQHPVGKMTAVLLKLLAYDHLYDRNVYEYLFLFEEQVRVTSERTNFMFARLTADITFLYHIEKQWCRKNLLPYLDLKKESELTKYAWAGLCYTQINVPLFTEIKRYIKYAVEHLDALHPYTREAFLKWLSFVFIKCVLYWEQKTDWLYPLLMQENEENKIKFMQYLCYYVKTLSGKEQQKFWTAWLSVFLRERPKMGVISTREYMMLLRIVLCMDEILEKGLNIISSKFQGVEGQCNQEEMKQLFIEILEKKESMKAYKELYANVFFTLLQTCQEADLLESEIIQIKELSTKYGVERHVLNLIENEIIRIGIVTENLQEGS comes from the coding sequence ATGACATTTTTAGGTAAGGGGGAATCCGGGATGTGGATTACTTCAGAAGTAGAAATTCCAGATGAGTTAATTGATCACCTTGAACAAGGGAAGTTAGTATTATTCGTTGGAGCAGGAGTTTCTATGAAGGGGAAATCAAACTTGCCGAATTTCGATGATTTAGTTGATGAAATTTCGAAAGCTTTATATGTCGAAAGGCGTGAGATGACAGAACCCCACGATTATTATCTCGGTAAAATTGCGAAAACGAAAGATGTGCATCAAGTTGCAAGAGACCTCGTTAATATAGAAAAATCAAAACCAAATCCATTACACTATGCGATTCCAAGGCTGTTTCCGTTAGATACGGATGTTCGAATTGTAACGACAAACTTTGATCAACATTTTACGTCTGTAATTACAGAAATGAATAGAGAGCTGAATATTTATTATGCACCTGCTTTACCGACAGGGAGAGCGTTTAAAGGGTTGGCTTACATACATGGGAATGTAGAACAAGAGAAAGAAGCTTTAATTTTAACGGATGGTGATTTTGGAAGGGCTTACTTAACAGAAGGATGGGCGAGACGATTTTTAGTTGATTTATTCTCAAATTACACTGTTTTATTCGTTGGGTATAGTCATAATGATCCTGTAATGAAATATTTAGCAACAGGCTTACCACCGAGTACAAGGCGTTACGCTTTCGTCGCACAAGGTGATAATACATATCATTGGGAGCATTTAGGGATAAGACCGATTGTGTATCCGAATAAGGCAAATAATCATCAGGCACTTGTGAAAGCAGTGAAGCGGTGGGCGGAATTAATGGGGGATAATTATATTACGAAAAGAATGCGTATTCGTGATATTGTAACCGTTCCTCCATCAGTAGAGCAGGAGCAATTATCCTATATAAAACAGTCAATAAAAAAAATTGAAACTGTTCGGTACTTCGTTGAATTTGCTCGTGATTATGAATGGGTGGAATGGCTTGAAGCAGAAGGGAAACTAAGAAATTTATTTCTGCTTACAGCAAATTATGATGAAGTAGATGAATTGCTTGCGGAATGGTTAGTGGAGCAATTTCTATTTAGTCATCAAAAAGAACTATTTCAATTGATTTTTAAAAATCATTCTAAAATATCCCCGTTATGGTGGCGAACAATTTGTACTTACTTAAACGAAACGAAAGAAACGATGGACCCTTTGTTGTTTGCAAGATGGACATTGCTTTTATTAGAAACAGCAGAGAAAGATAGTAGCTCTATTGAAATAATCACATATTTATTGCAAAAATGTTCTTTCCCTGAGCATAAAGAAATTGGCTTGTTGCTATTAACGTTTATTTTAGACGGAAAACTTAAACTGAAGCGTGTAAGAAGATGGGGAAATGATACGCGAGAGTCGATTGAACTCGAGGAATCGAGTCGTATACCGATGCCTATTTTTTCTCATGTGGAGCGAATTTGGAAAGAAAAAATGAGACCGCATATTACTTACTACGCAAATCCAATTATGGTTATGGGATTAGAAAAGATACAACTATTGTCATTAAGACAACATGCACTGAAAAAAAGAGATAGAGAAATTTCAGAGCAGGAGTTACAGCAAAATGATTTTACATTTTTAATTCAAATTGTAAAAGAGTGTCTTACATATTTATGTGAAAACAATGAGAAAAAAGCAAATTATTATATTACAGAAATGATAGAAACTGATAGTGTACTTCAAAAGCGAATTGCGATTGAAGCAATGATTAATAATGTATTCGTTACAGCGGATGACAAACTGAAGTGGTTGATACATGCAGATGTTCTGTTAGATTTCACATGTAAACATGAAGTGTTTCAACTTGTAAAGAATTATTACGCAGATGCTTTAGAAGAAACTAAAGAAGAAGTAATTCAACATGTATTAGAGTATCTTGCAGAAGAGAGGACGTTTGATGCTTGTCTTGTATTGGACTTACTATTCACGTGTGATCCGAATAGTAAGTCTACGGGGGAAGGATACGAGCTAATGAAGCAGAAACACCCTCATTTTTCTTCAAATCAATACAGTGTTCCAAAGAAAGAGTCAAATGAACAACGTATTACATGCAATGTAACAGCTGATGGATTACTGCAGCTGAAAGACGATGAAATAATGGAGCAAGTTCGGCAATTTTCAAGAGACGGTGTTTTTGAACAACGCCATTTTTTAGAGATGTTATCAAAAGCGTGTAAATTGAATGTAGAGTGGAGTATTTCGTTTGCTTATCAACTAGTAGGCGTGCACGAAATTAGTAATGAAGTATGGTTTGTTTGTATTAGAGAGTGGCGAAATAATAGGAATTTGACGAATGAACAAATTCAAAAGATTATACCGTTATTGCAGAAGTTTGTTAGAAATACTGCTTTTCATTGGTTAATTAGTAGTTTTCTATATGAAATTAGTAACCGATTAGAAGAGTTAGATGAGAATAGTATACGGATTGTAAAACGCTTTGCTTTTTCTGTACTTCCACAAGTTATGAGAGGAGAATCGGATTTTAAGATTGGAAAACAAGATTTTTACAATGAATCTATTCAGCACCCTGTCGGGAAGATGACTGCTGTATTACTAAAATTGTTAGCATATGATCATTTATACGATCGCAACGTGTATGAATATTTATTTTTATTTGAGGAGCAGGTAAGGGTTACTTCGGAAAGAACGAACTTCATGTTTGCTCGTTTAACAGCAGATATTACGTTTTTATACCATATTGAGAAGCAATGGTGTCGAAAAAATTTATTACCTTACTTAGATTTAAAGAAAGAAAGTGAGCTTACGAAATATGCGTGGGCGGGATTATGTTATACGCAAATTAATGTACCTTTGTTTACAGAAATAAAGAGATATATTAAGTATGCGGTAGAACATTTAGATGCACTACATCCATATACGAGAGAAGCATTTTTAAAATGGCTTAGCTTTGTATTTATTAAATGCGTATTATATTGGGAGCAAAAAACAGATTGGTTATATCCACTTTTGATGCAAGAAAACGAAGAGAATAAAATTAAATTTATGCAGTATTTATGCTACTACGTAAAAACTTTAAGTGGTAAGGAACAACAAAAATTTTGGACAGCGTGGCTTAGTGTGTTTTTAAGAGAACGTCCGAAAATGGGCGTAATATCAACGAGAGAATACATGATGCTTTTACGTATTGTTTTATGCATGGATGAGATTTTAGAAAAAGGACTAAATATTATTTCGAGTAAATTTCAAGGTGTGGAAGGACAATGTAATCAAGAAGAAATGAAACAGTTGTTTATAGAGATACTTGAAAAAAAAGAGAGTATGAAAGCGTATAAAGAATTGTATGCAAATGTGTTTTTCACTTTACTTCAGACGTGTCAAGAAGCCGATTTACTTGAAAGTGAGATCATACAAATAAAAGAACTATCAACCAAGTATGGAGTAGAAAGACATGTATTAAATTTAATAGAAAATGAAATAATTCGCATCGGAATCGTAACGGAGAATTTACAAGAGGGATCATAG
- the aroC gene encoding chorismate synthase, whose translation MRYITAGESHGPQLTVILEGVPAGLTLTAEHINKELLRRQKGHGRGRRMQIETDTVEIVSGVRHGMTLGSPITLIVKNDDFKHWTKVMGAEPISEKESKDMKRTITKPRPGHADLNGAIKYGHRDIRNVLERSSARETTVRVAAGAVAKQILKELGVEIAGHVLEIGGVQAKRISNLPIEEIQTVTENSPVRCLDKEVEQEMMDAIDNAKSNGDSIGGIVEVIAEGMPIGVGSYVHYDRKLDAKLAGAIMSINAFKGAEIGVGFEAARQPGSKVHDEILWDEEQGYTRKTNNAGGLEGGMTTGMPIVVRGVMKPIPTLYKPLASVDIDTKEAFQASIERSDSCAVPAAGVVAEAVVAWELADALVEQFGKDRMELLKQNILQHNKYAKEF comes from the coding sequence ATGAGATACATTACAGCTGGAGAATCACATGGGCCGCAGTTAACAGTTATTTTAGAAGGTGTACCAGCAGGTTTAACATTAACAGCGGAACATATTAATAAAGAATTATTAAGAAGACAAAAAGGGCACGGACGCGGAAGACGTATGCAAATTGAAACTGATACAGTTGAAATTGTAAGTGGTGTTCGTCATGGGATGACACTTGGCTCACCAATAACGTTAATCGTTAAAAATGATGATTTCAAACATTGGACGAAAGTAATGGGTGCAGAGCCAATTTCGGAAAAAGAAAGTAAAGATATGAAACGTACAATTACAAAACCACGTCCAGGACATGCGGATTTAAACGGAGCAATCAAATACGGTCATCGTGATATAAGAAACGTACTAGAGCGCTCATCTGCAAGAGAAACGACAGTTCGTGTAGCTGCTGGTGCAGTTGCGAAACAAATTTTGAAAGAATTAGGCGTAGAAATTGCAGGGCATGTTCTTGAAATTGGTGGGGTACAAGCGAAACGAATTTCAAACTTACCAATAGAAGAAATTCAAACGGTTACTGAAAATTCACCAGTTCGATGTTTAGATAAAGAAGTAGAACAAGAGATGATGGATGCGATAGATAACGCTAAAAGTAACGGGGATTCAATCGGAGGTATTGTTGAAGTCATTGCAGAAGGTATGCCAATAGGTGTTGGTAGTTACGTTCATTACGATCGTAAATTAGATGCAAAACTTGCTGGTGCAATTATGAGTATTAATGCATTTAAAGGTGCTGAAATTGGCGTTGGTTTTGAAGCAGCAAGACAGCCAGGAAGTAAAGTGCATGATGAAATTTTATGGGATGAAGAACAAGGATACACAAGAAAAACGAATAATGCCGGCGGTTTAGAAGGTGGTATGACAACAGGAATGCCAATTGTCGTAAGAGGTGTTATGAAGCCAATTCCTACATTGTATAAACCGTTAGCAAGCGTAGATATTGATACGAAAGAAGCGTTCCAGGCAAGTATTGAAAGATCTGATAGCTGTGCAGTACCAGCAGCAGGTGTTGTAGCTGAAGCTGTTGTTGCGTGGGAACTTGCAGATGCACTAGTCGAACAATTCGGAAAAGATCGCATGGAATTATTAAAGCAAAACATTTTGCAACATAACAAATACGCAAAAGAATTTTAA
- the hisC gene encoding histidinol-phosphate transaminase produces the protein MRVKDQLSSLQPYKPGKSLEQMKEVYGDHSFVKLASNENPFGCSPRVLGELQKSWQEHALYPDGGATTLRQTIAEKLQVQMEQVLCGSGLDEIIQIISRAVLCKGDNIVTAGMTFPQYRHHAIIEGCEVKEVPLNNGVYDLDRISLAIDEHTKIVWICNPNNPTGTYVDERKLNQFIEGVSENTLIVIDEAYYEYVTAKDFPEILPLLEKHKNILVLRTFSKAYGLASFRVGYAIGQEELIEKLNVVRLPFNVSSLAQKAATIAFSDEAFIEEIVRVNEEGLQQYESFCTENEIPFYPSQTNFIFLPVDDAGEIYEACAHAGFIIRPFPNGVRITIGTREQNEGVISVLKQHFENKKSKSRDEANV, from the coding sequence ATGCGAGTAAAAGATCAATTATCATCATTACAACCGTATAAACCAGGTAAATCACTAGAGCAAATGAAAGAAGTATACGGGGACCATTCATTTGTTAAGTTAGCATCAAATGAAAATCCATTTGGCTGTTCACCTCGTGTTTTAGGGGAATTACAAAAATCTTGGCAGGAACATGCATTGTACCCAGATGGCGGAGCTACAACGCTCCGTCAAACGATTGCAGAGAAATTACAAGTGCAAATGGAACAAGTGCTTTGTGGTAGTGGGCTCGATGAAATCATTCAAATTATAAGCCGTGCAGTGCTCTGTAAAGGAGATAATATCGTAACTGCTGGCATGACATTCCCTCAGTACCGTCATCATGCGATTATTGAAGGATGTGAAGTGAAAGAAGTTCCTTTAAATAACGGTGTATATGACTTAGATAGAATTTCTTTAGCTATTGATGAACATACAAAAATCGTTTGGATTTGTAACCCGAATAATCCGACAGGCACATATGTTGATGAGCGAAAATTAAATCAATTTATTGAGGGAGTTAGTGAAAATACGTTAATTGTCATTGATGAAGCGTACTATGAATACGTAACAGCAAAAGATTTCCCAGAGATATTACCTCTTCTAGAAAAACATAAAAACATTCTTGTACTTAGAACGTTTTCTAAAGCGTACGGATTAGCTTCTTTCCGCGTTGGATATGCAATTGGACAGGAAGAGTTAATTGAGAAATTAAATGTCGTCCGCTTACCATTTAACGTGTCTTCATTAGCACAAAAAGCAGCAACGATTGCCTTTAGTGATGAAGCGTTTATTGAAGAAATAGTACGTGTTAACGAAGAGGGATTACAACAGTACGAAAGTTTTTGTACAGAAAATGAAATCCCGTTTTATCCGTCGCAAACGAACTTTATCTTCTTACCAGTAGATGATGCTGGGGAAATTTATGAAGCTTGTGCGCATGCAGGGTTTATTATTCGTCCGTTCCCAAATGGCGTACGCATTACAATTGGAACAAGGGAACAAAATGAAGGAGTGATTTCAGTGTTAAAACAACACTTTGAAAATAAAAAAAGTAAGTCTCGAGATGAGGCAAATGTGTAA
- a CDS encoding YndM family protein, whose protein sequence is MSDITVILIKFISCIIAFSIGLALFFPATFVQIISFSLFVTIVSYMFVDKIILNRIGNSAAIMTDFLLTYLSVWIFGNILLDNYMQIAWGSILSAIVFTLSEVIVHRFSNSHTRHNNDNIRINRRFAYGTEFAEEQNVLDKDKKK, encoded by the coding sequence TTGAGTGATATTACTGTAATACTTATCAAATTTATATCATGCATCATCGCTTTTAGTATCGGACTAGCTCTATTTTTCCCAGCAACGTTCGTCCAAATCATTTCTTTTAGTCTCTTCGTCACAATCGTTTCTTATATGTTTGTTGATAAAATTATTTTAAATCGAATTGGCAATTCCGCTGCCATTATGACGGATTTCTTACTTACGTATTTAAGCGTTTGGATTTTCGGTAATATTTTATTAGACAACTACATGCAAATTGCGTGGGGCAGTATCCTTTCTGCCATCGTCTTTACATTATCAGAAGTAATCGTCCATCGCTTTTCTAATTCCCACACAAGGCACAACAATGATAACATTCGAATTAATCGCCGGTTTGCATATGGTACGGAGTTTGCTGAAGAACAAAATGTGTTGGATAAAGATAAGAAAAAGTAA
- the tyrA gene encoding prephenate dehydrogenase, whose product MCKKVVLIGTGLIGGSLALAIKKEHDVTIIGYDIFKEQVERAKELHVVDEVAVDLQHACEEAHLIVFASPVEETKKLLHKLASFHLREDVIVTDVGSTKGTIMNEAEALLSKKVSFIGGHPMAGSHKTGVESAKAHLFENAFYILTPMNHVQADQVDKLKEWLKGTGSHFLVLNTKEHDYVTGIVSHFPHLIAAGLVKQVEKHAGDNPLIHQLAAGGFKDITRIASSSPKMWSDIVKQNRGHLLELLEEWISEMEELYKTVSKGDAGEIQNYFADAKEYRDSLPVRKRGAIPAYHDLYVDVLDKVGALAHITSILAEEEISITNLQILEAREGLLGVLRISFQREEDRMKAKLALGKEEYQTYETI is encoded by the coding sequence ATGTGTAAAAAGGTAGTACTAATAGGTACTGGATTAATAGGAGGCTCACTTGCATTAGCGATTAAAAAAGAGCACGATGTAACGATAATCGGCTATGACATATTTAAAGAACAAGTAGAGCGCGCAAAAGAATTACATGTAGTTGATGAAGTAGCAGTAGATTTACAGCATGCATGTGAAGAGGCACATTTAATTGTTTTTGCCTCTCCAGTTGAAGAAACGAAAAAGTTATTACACAAACTTGCATCATTTCATTTACGAGAAGATGTTATTGTTACCGATGTAGGAAGTACGAAAGGGACAATCATGAATGAAGCGGAAGCTTTATTATCAAAGAAAGTTTCTTTTATTGGCGGACATCCGATGGCAGGTTCTCATAAAACTGGCGTTGAAAGTGCAAAGGCGCATCTTTTTGAAAACGCGTTTTATATTTTAACGCCAATGAATCACGTGCAGGCGGATCAGGTGGATAAGCTAAAAGAATGGCTAAAAGGAACAGGCTCACATTTTCTCGTTTTAAATACAAAAGAACACGATTATGTAACAGGCATTGTTAGTCATTTCCCGCATCTTATAGCAGCAGGATTAGTAAAACAAGTTGAGAAACATGCCGGGGATAACCCGCTTATTCACCAACTAGCGGCAGGCGGATTTAAAGATATAACACGTATCGCATCAAGTAGCCCGAAAATGTGGAGTGATATTGTAAAACAAAATCGCGGGCATTTATTGGAACTATTAGAAGAATGGATCTCAGAAATGGAAGAGTTATATAAGACTGTTTCTAAAGGAGATGCAGGTGAAATACAAAACTATTTTGCAGATGCGAAAGAATACCGTGATTCTTTACCAGTGCGAAAGAGGGGCGCAATTCCTGCCTATCACGACTTATACGTCGATGTTTTAGATAAAGTAGGGGCTTTAGCTCATATTACGAGTATTTTAGCAGAAGAAGAAATTAGTATTACAAACTTGCAAATATTAGAAGCCCGCGAAGGACTACTTGGGGTGCTTAGAATTAGTTTCCAAAGAGAAGAAGATCGCATGAAGGCAAAGTTGGCGCTAGGAAAAGAAGAATACCAAACGTATGAAACAATTTAA
- a CDS encoding GNAT family N-acetyltransferase, whose product MNVIQLKEDKFREALTLSEYAFQYKASEERVEQQLTRMKESHEIYGIMEEGNLAAKLHLIPFHIYIGKEKFKMGGIAGVATYPEYRRSGYVKELLQHSLQTMRKNGYSVSMLHPFAVSFYRKYGWELCADRLICHMTKSDLVMKKQVNGTVKRFNKENHPEEVEKIYETFAERFSGMLVRSGKWWLQAVYHDLTLAIYYDENKTAAGYVLYKIENYKMTVEEFVPLHNEARNGLWNFICQHDSMIKEVEMILSEKEPLLYTLQEPRVKVEMKPYFMGRIVDVQQFLNQYEFNWNTMQQEVILHITDSFAPWNNVTVKLVNHEVTMIKEETLNKGIRLDINVLSTIMFGYKRPLELSNLELISGSEEEIRTFENVVPVREAFIYDFF is encoded by the coding sequence ATGAACGTCATACAATTAAAAGAAGATAAATTCAGAGAAGCACTAACCTTATCAGAATACGCTTTTCAATATAAAGCAAGTGAAGAACGAGTAGAGCAACAACTTACTCGAATGAAAGAAAGCCATGAAATATACGGTATTATGGAAGAGGGAAACTTAGCAGCAAAACTCCATCTTATTCCGTTTCATATTTACATAGGAAAAGAAAAGTTTAAAATGGGCGGCATTGCAGGGGTAGCGACGTATCCAGAGTATAGAAGAAGCGGATATGTAAAAGAGTTGCTTCAGCATTCACTGCAAACGATGAGAAAAAATGGATATAGTGTATCGATGTTACATCCATTTGCAGTGTCATTTTACCGTAAATATGGATGGGAACTTTGTGCGGATCGCCTTATATGTCATATGACAAAGAGCGATTTAGTTATGAAAAAACAAGTGAATGGTACTGTGAAACGTTTCAATAAAGAAAATCACCCAGAAGAAGTAGAGAAGATCTATGAAACATTTGCGGAACGTTTTTCAGGTATGCTAGTTCGCAGTGGAAAATGGTGGTTACAAGCGGTCTATCATGATTTAACATTAGCGATTTACTATGATGAAAATAAAACAGCAGCTGGTTACGTGTTATATAAAATAGAAAATTATAAAATGACAGTAGAAGAATTTGTTCCATTACATAATGAAGCGAGAAATGGCCTATGGAACTTTATTTGCCAGCATGATTCTATGATTAAAGAAGTTGAAATGATATTAAGTGAGAAAGAACCGTTGTTATATACATTGCAAGAGCCGCGAGTGAAGGTGGAAATGAAACCATATTTTATGGGTAGAATTGTAGATGTGCAGCAGTTCTTAAATCAATATGAGTTTAACTGGAACACTATGCAACAAGAAGTGATTTTACATATTACAGATTCATTTGCTCCGTGGAATAACGTAACTGTGAAACTTGTAAATCATGAAGTAACAATGATAAAAGAAGAGACATTAAATAAAGGAATTAGACTGGATATCAATGTGCTATCTACAATAATGTTTGGCTACAAACGTCCGTTAGAGCTAAGTAATCTTGAATTAATTAGTGGAAGCGAAGAAGAGATACGAACATTTGAGAATGTAGTCCCGGTGCGTGAAGCGTTTATTTATGATTTCTTTTAA